The genomic region TACCATTAACAAAATTTATAATTAGCTGATTAGATAAACTAGAAAATCTGTCATTTGGGATCTGGACAAAGAATTTAAGGAGTAAATTTATGCACTAATAACTTAATCAATTCCATTGTTAATTCAGCTCCTGTAGAATTGTCATTTGCTATCGCACAGCAGTAGAGCCTCTAATACAAAATACTAATCGTAAATTGTGGCAAGGCAGATCTTTACCAGGAAGCATCATTTCTAAAATGAAAGTATTAAGTTGTAACTTGATGCTATCCTTTTCTTTCAGGTGCTGATCCATCTGCTGCTCATTCCAAGCATGttcttaatttaaaataaaattattgtAGTTGCTAATATAATTGTTGAAGGCTTCACATATTGGATTCATGGTCATTAAAAGTATTTTTCCAATCATTAGGAGGCCCAATTAAAGTCACACATCGGACATGTCTATTTCATCTGGTTTTATGTAACATCAACTTACTGCTTCAAAGTAATTTAGTAAACAGGCTTGCAAGCCCTTTTTTATATAAAGAGGTGCTTACTCAGCATTGGGAGAAAGTAAATATCCTCAATACATCTATACAACAACTGCACCTCTGCTGAATTATGGTTTCACTGTCATCCAGGATATTAATCAATAAATTCAACTTTATTAGTTTATAAGAAATGCTTCTTCTGACTGTTCATGTGTTTATACAGAATCTCAgggcagaaacaggctattcCGCCCCAATGGTCCATcatggtgtttatactccacatgatCCTCCTCCCAACCCTACTTCAATTAATCTTATCAAcctatcctcctatttctttctccctcatgtgttcatcaggcttccccttaaatgcatctacctcaactactccttgtagtAAGTAGCGAGTTCCAATTTCTCTTGACCCTATAGGTAAAACTTTTCTTCTGACTTCCCTcctagatttattagtgactatctaatATTTATGGTTCCATGAATATGATGAGATTCTGTTCAGCTGACTGGTATGTTGTTGGGTTGCAGTGAGACTGGAAGCTGTTGCAATAACTTGTATATCCAATTGGTAGAACCATCAGTGAAGTACAATATTCACCAATGTTGTGATCAGGGCGGTGGTAATATATTCACATATTTTATGCCAATTTTTGTTGCTCACCAGGCATTTATGAGCTTTCATTTGCTGTCCGACTAGGAATTCAAGCTTTCTAAGGTATTAACATCAATTTGTACTcaacatagcacctttaacgtaataaaacaaAGCATTTCGCATGAgcgttatcaaataaaatttgacactgagccacataaagagacatCAGGACAGGTTGTTTTAAAAAGgtatctgcttcactaatgaaaCCTCAATTAGTGCAAACAAAAACTCTATCTGTGTAGATACTCAGCAGTTCAAGTACCTGTCTGATCAAAAATGGTTAAACCTGTGATGTATAGAGACATTTCCAAAGCTACAAACATTATATGCAGAGTTCATTAATTCACCTTCAGCTTCCTACCACCCTCCATAATGTAGTCCCATTTTCCACAAGCATCATTTTATTATCCCCTATAAACTGCATTACACTGTGCTTAAAATTTCTAAAAAGAGTGCCTAACAGACCAGAAAGCACTGCTCTGTTAAAAAAAACCTATCAAACAAAGCTTACTGGTAAATTTAGCTGTAAAGGAACATACCAGGGGTACTAATTCTTTGTTGTCTATTAGATTGAACTCCTTAACGAAGTAGTAAAAATGTTTGTAACAAGTATTAACGTGCGCTTCTGCACCCATAAAGCTGATCCGGTCAAAGTGGTGTATGTACACGTGGACAAAAACACGGAAAAGGCGAGAAAGGATCTTCTTGCAAACTTGCTGGAAATTCTTTGGAAAGGGAGTGCctgagagaaaagaaagaaaTTTAAGTTAATGTTCTTGCTAGTGCTAAATGGTGCCAATAGCCCAACATGTCTATATAGCATAGACAGGAACTTTACAGTACATTTGAAGTTCATGGTGCAGTTTATGTGTACTTAGTGAATAAAGATTGGAAATAAAATATGAAATCCTGCACTTTTTACAGTAAATTTGCTTGAGCTACTGTGAAACTGACCAATCTCTCACCTAGTATTTCATCAAACAGAACAGAGTCTTGCAGGATTCAAACTTTCAGATTTAAGGAGGATTTTCTTTTTAAGTCAATAATAGCACAAATCCAACTTGACAAAGGAATACTGGAAAGCTGGTACTCCCTCCACCAAAAGGTTGTTGACATTAGGTCCATTGAAATTTTCATAACcagaattgatagatttttgtcgtGCAAGGTTACAGTGCCAAAGTGGATAAATGAAGtcaaggtacagatcagccatgatctaattgaatggcgaaaGTGGcttgaggctgaatggcctactcttgtttcaATGTTGATGGTTGCTGATAGAGCTACTGGTCAATTTCACTTTTAACATTTTTGGTTTTGTGTGTAGAATTAGTTTATGGTCTATGTACTATTTACAGCAGCAGTAATATTCCAGTCTGACGAACACACAGACGACAAAGTGAATCGTACCAAATTGTCCGTTCACACAGAGCAGTCAACTCGCTTAAAGTTACATAGGATTAAATATAAGGGCACAGCAACCAAGAGATCAATATTGAAATGATAGCGCGTCAACCAACGTCACTGATTTAAAACTTTCTGTCATCAGACATTGTTTCATAAATTCACATGTAGTGTGTATAGGCTTCAATGCAACTGCCCCCTTTTCCATCAATCTATATTTAAATGGAATCAATGATTTTCCTAAGGTGACTGAATCACTTAAATACCTGTCATCTACAAAGTCCATACAAAAAACTGAAGCCATTTCTTTTGGCCTATTGATACAGTTGTGCCTTAGTGAGATGTGCAAAATGACATTTTCTCAGGGAAAATTGAtaaagaataaacaaaaagcaAAATCAAATAGCAGTATTTGATTGTTTCAACTCACCAACATTGGTTGGAAATATGTTCTCATTGTTCACTTGGGTTTCAATCCAATCCATAAGGCGACTCATGTATTGTGGTGCTGACAGTGCAGTAGGTTTTTTGTATTTATCCTCATCTTGCCATCTGTATTCATATCGAGGTCCTCCTGACATGATAGGGCATGTGCTATTAGTGCAGAATTCTGATACAGTTCCATAAATCAGATTAATACGGTTAAAAAAATCTACCACATGTACAGCTACCCAGTCATTGAGATCCTCGTTTGAAGGGAGCTGCACTGCCAATTTCAAATCTAGACCGGCATTTAGCGATGCTTGTGCCCTTTTATGCAATTCAAACCTCTGCGTGCCTGGCTCAAATTTGCGTTTGGGGCGAAAAGTCTTGTCTTTATTGAAAACCTGTTTCAAAGCCACAGCCATATTAAAATCTTTGCAATGGTCCGTGAAAAGCTGCAAGAACGATAATCTTCACAATAGAGGGCTGGCACTCAAGGCAATTTATGTTGCTTGCAAACCTAAAATATATGTGTTGTAGAGTTGCTTGCATTCAACAAGTCTTCAATTCTGTGAAAAATGTGGAAAATAGAACATAAGTCATAGTATAATTTAATATCACAGTACAATTTTATGTTGTTATCTGCAAAACCTATCTATTCCAGTCAACAACACTTCACAAATTTAGTTTGTAGTATTTCAAGTTAGTCTTCATTTTTCTAACCCTTTTATGGGCCCCATATGGAAGAACatacaaatcacactgaagcacatACCCTTATTAGACAGTCTATAATACAGTCTATAATACATTCAAAAATTATTTACTTTACAATAGTGACAGAGCTGCTTCTAAATACACCAATGTATATAGAGATTAGCACTTGTTTCATTTTCAACTTCTTAAACTGAACAAAAGCAAACAAGTAGAATACTGCACCTTTAAAGGAATTAAAGGGGATTCACATTCACTGTTGGTACTTCCCTTGTGATTTTTAACTTGGAGCACGTCACTGCATGTCATGCATACATGCATGGCAGATGACTTGAGAATACAGGAAAAATTATGTTACTGCACTGGGCAATTTATTTTTCCTGTCTTTTCTCCCCTTTCACCCCATCTTTTCTGAACACAATGTGTCACTTTGAGCTACAGTTCAGCAAACAAGCTAAACTGAATTTATACAAGATGTTAGGCCACAGTTTGAGTAGTGTGAGCAGTTTAGGACACCTAATTCTCCCTATACTGTGATCTATGGCTTGGTtctggaaacaaaaacaaaaattgctggagaaactcagcaggtctgacaacatctgtggacagaaagacagagttaatgtttcgagtccgtattactcttcagaactaaagagaagtaggaatgtggtgaaatatatactgtttgggggggggggggggggggggggggggagagacaggtgaagctggatagaaggccagtgataggtggaggcaaaggagagatcgcaaaagatgtcataaaaaaAAGGTCGAAGccagtggtgatactggctaaaggaggtgctaatggtgacattaagagtagaaagcaggatgagcaagtgacagatggccctggtgggggtggggtgggggaaggggacaaTGTGGGaggaaagatcaaaataggctaaaaggtggggataaaacaatgaatggaaataaattttaaaataataatagaaataggtgaggAAAATGTGTATATatagaaatttaaaaataaatatttgaaaaaaggggatcaaaaaggggtgaggatggaagggacagttcatgatctaatattgttgaactcaatattcagtccggaaggctgtaaagtgcctagtcggaagatgaggtgctgttcctccagtttgcgttgagcttcactggaacattgcagcaagccaaggacagacatgtgggcatgagagtgtgttgaaatggcaagtgacagggaggtctgggtaatacttgcggacagaccgaaggtgttctgcaaagtggtctcCCAGTCTGCATTTTGATCcactttttttcaaatttttatttttaaatttctatATATACACTCCTTTTTCCCCCACCtgtttctattattattattttaaaaatttatttccattcattgttgtatccccaccttttagcctattttgatcttttctcccacatcatcccctcctcccaacccacccccaccagggccatctgtcacttgctcatcctgctttctactcttaatgtcaccatttgcacctcctttagccagtatcaccaccatcaacaccccttcgaccttttgtgtatgacatcttttgcaatctctcctttgcctccacctatcactggccttctatccagcttcacctgtccccacccccccccacccccttaaacagtatatatttcactacatctctacttctctttggttctgaagaagtcatacggactcaaaatgttaactctgtctttctctctacagatgctgtcagacctgctgagttttttccagcaatttttgttttgtttcagatttccaacgtcagcagtattttgcttttatcttggttcTGGAAACGTTGGGTACTCAGAAAACAAGTATTTTGCTATGTGCAGCAAGGATCTTTCAAAACTTAATTAcaaatgaacttaaaaaaaaaagcagcatttTAGTCATATTCCTGAAGTGGGATGCTCGTTTTCATGCAATTGACTTTAATTTTTATTGCACATTAGCTATTTACTGATAACTATTGAATGCCCAAACATgtagaagtttttaaaaaattcatttaggttatgtgggtgtcgctggctaggccaacatttattgcccatccccaattacccttgagaaggtggtagtgagctgccttcttgaaccgctgcagtccacgtggtatagtccacagtgctgttaggaagggagttccaggattttgacccagcgacagtgaagtaacagtgatatatttccaagtcaggatgataagtgacttggagaggaacttcgaggtggtggtgttcccatgtatctgctgcccttgtccttctagatggtagctgtcatgggtttggaaggtgctgcctaaggagccttttttgaggttgctttgtcctggatggtgtcaagcttcttgagtgttgtgggagctgcactcatccaggcaagtggagagtattctatcacactcctgacttgtgctttgtagatggcagacaggctttggagagtcaggagttgagtttctcaccgcaggattcctaacctctgacctgctcttgtagctacagtatctgatcaacagtaacccccaggatattgatagtggaggattcagcaatggtaatgccttgGAAAACTTGGGATGaaggtcagattctctcttgctggagatggccattgcctggcacttatgtggcatgaatgtagcttgccaattgtcagcccaagcttggaaattgtccaggtctttctgtatttggacatggactgcttcagtatctgaagtaaCAATTTTAAAGCTCTTTTTTCTGGCAGATCGCCTGCAACATTCTATTTTTGCAAACATTCTTTTAGTTCAGAGATCTTTCTGAATGTGATTCTTTAAGCAACAATTTGCATGTATTTTGTGCCTTTTATTTTCAgcatattaattttttaaaaatctccgctAAATCGTAAGTAAACTTTAAAGTGTAACCAGGTTTACGTGGCTTCAAAGCTGAAGCCATCGCGAAGTTCTGATCAGATATTTTAAACTTGCCCCTATCTTATATTAAAACCAGGAGCCAACTTGTTCCTAGCTGTCAATTCCTTTTAACCGGAATATCTAGGTTTTTGACTAACATTGAAGAACTCTATTACAACTTtctagagatgagaaatagtatcCCCACCTTAGAAATGATACAAGCACCTACCTTTCTATGCAAATGATTCACTTCCACCACTGCCAGGTTTTGTTCAAACACTCATATTTCATTTGAAAATATCTTCATGCTTATCGCCTTTCTGAAGATTAATATTATACTCCTTTATGTTTCTAAATAAAATTTGTAACAATAAATTGAAATTAAAAAGATCCCAGCAAACAGCTTATACACTGCACGGCTGCTTTTGTTAATAGTGTATGGTTTTCCAGGTTCCTTTATTTATACAGTTCAG from Carcharodon carcharias isolate sCarCar2 chromosome 14, sCarCar2.pri, whole genome shotgun sequence harbors:
- the mob3a gene encoding MOB kinase activator 3A: MAVALKQVFNKDKTFRPKRKFEPGTQRFELHKRAQASLNAGLDLKLAVQLPSNEDLNDWVAVHVVDFFNRINLIYGTVSEFCTNSTCPIMSGGPRYEYRWQDEDKYKKPTALSAPQYMSRLMDWIETQVNNENIFPTNVGTPFPKNFQQVCKKILSRLFRVFVHVYIHHFDRISFMGAEAHVNTCYKHFYYFVKEFNLIDNKELVPLKEMTMKMCH